A DNA window from Aminipila luticellarii contains the following coding sequences:
- a CDS encoding lytic transglycosylase domain-containing protein, translated as MAKKLISVWLSLTIVLFSSISIYAEEYVQGDFFNKKVVINGSEIVNYNLQYPFFLYKDTTYIPLSPDMGNICGFEAEMDWESRTLKLLKTEGTQKIISKNWAKNNGYDMKLEVISGVKVLAYQELSDKDEAEAQAEDSTGVIEAPEMLVEEVNLNGMPVLAIGKYLFIPVKAMSESKAFNWDLYYDAYYGLCISTIEGKTAKSFWSEPESRYNKGLVNYILHYNGSLSPSYAQDLVFMFKRAANLYKVDEKLLLAIAHKESTFNAAAVSQSGAIGLMQIMPATAANFGLTPQQLRDPRSNINVGASMIGTGITNYNGDRAKALSAYNQGSSRVSRGNYSTAYATRIMSAYSGVQNFLSVNGYN; from the coding sequence ATGGCAAAGAAGCTTATATCTGTGTGGCTTTCATTGACCATTGTACTTTTCTCATCAATTTCTATATATGCTGAAGAATACGTTCAAGGAGATTTTTTTAACAAAAAAGTCGTTATAAATGGGAGTGAGATTGTAAATTACAATCTGCAATATCCGTTCTTCCTTTATAAAGACACGACTTACATTCCATTAAGCCCAGATATGGGAAATATCTGTGGATTTGAGGCAGAAATGGACTGGGAAAGCCGCACATTAAAACTTCTTAAGACGGAAGGAACTCAAAAGATAATTAGTAAAAATTGGGCCAAGAATAATGGTTACGATATGAAATTAGAAGTTATATCAGGAGTTAAAGTATTAGCTTATCAAGAGCTTTCAGACAAAGATGAAGCAGAAGCTCAGGCTGAGGATTCAACCGGAGTGATCGAGGCACCTGAGATGCTGGTCGAAGAAGTGAACTTAAACGGTATGCCGGTATTGGCGATCGGAAAGTATTTATTCATCCCTGTAAAGGCGATGAGTGAAAGCAAAGCGTTTAATTGGGATTTATACTATGATGCTTATTATGGATTATGTATAAGCACGATTGAAGGCAAAACCGCAAAAAGTTTCTGGAGTGAGCCGGAATCCAGATACAACAAAGGGTTAGTAAATTATATTTTACATTATAACGGCAGCCTGTCACCTTCCTATGCACAAGATCTGGTCTTTATGTTTAAAAGAGCAGCGAATCTGTATAAGGTAGATGAGAAGCTGTTACTGGCCATCGCCCACAAGGAAAGCACCTTCAATGCAGCTGCGGTTTCGCAGAGCGGTGCCATAGGGCTGATGCAGATCATGCCGGCTACGGCAGCCAATTTTGGTCTGACACCACAACAGTTACGAGATCCGCGCTCGAATATTAATGTCGGAGCGAGTATGATCGGTACGGGAATTACGAACTATAACGGAGACAGAGCAAAGGCGCTGTCTGCATATAACCAAGGCTCATCAAGGGTTAGCCGAGGAAACTACTCCACAGCTTATGCGACAAGAATCATGTCTGCATATAGCGGAGTACAAAATTTTCTTTCTGTAAACGGATATAATTAA
- a CDS encoding citrate/2-methylcitrate synthase — protein MYSERLDDKYSTITAEIQELADECVKNSTIDTSLYKKYEVNRGLRDLNGNGVLTGLTEISGIYAFDIDPETGEKMPAAGRLYYRGVNINDIVKGFVKEKRFGFEEVTYLLIFGKLPTKEQLSSFNELLAEYRTLPPSFVRDIIMKAPSMDMMNSLARGVLTLHSYDNRPNDTSIPNVLRQCLLLTAVFPLLAVYGYQASRHYHYRDSLYIHIPKPELSTAENILHMLRPDSHYTELEARLLDLALVLHAEHGGGNNSTFTTHVVSSSGTDTYSAIAAALGSLKGPKHGGANIKVVQMFDDMKACITDWNDEEQIRTYLKKLLHGEAFDKSGLIYGMGHAVYSLSDPRAEIFKKFVENLAKEKNREAEYKLYASVERIAAEIIAEERKIYKGVSANIDFYSGFVYSMLDLPLELYTPIFAIARMAGWSAHRIEELINAGKIIRPAYKDVADLCDYVPIAER, from the coding sequence ATGTATAGTGAGAGATTAGACGATAAATATTCGACAATAACTGCAGAAATACAGGAGCTGGCCGATGAGTGTGTAAAAAATAGTACGATTGATACCTCGTTGTATAAAAAATATGAGGTCAACAGAGGACTTCGTGATTTAAACGGAAATGGTGTACTTACAGGTCTTACTGAAATTTCAGGAATATATGCTTTTGATATCGACCCGGAAACGGGAGAAAAGATGCCGGCGGCGGGCAGGCTTTATTACCGGGGGGTCAATATAAACGACATTGTAAAGGGCTTTGTGAAAGAAAAGCGTTTTGGATTTGAGGAAGTGACCTATCTGCTTATCTTTGGAAAACTGCCGACGAAAGAACAGCTGAGCAGCTTTAACGAGCTTCTGGCAGAATACCGTACGCTGCCCCCGAGCTTTGTCAGAGACATTATTATGAAAGCACCCAGCATGGATATGATGAACAGCTTGGCCAGAGGTGTACTGACTCTTCATTCCTATGACAACAGGCCTAATGATACTTCTATACCGAATGTGCTGAGGCAATGCCTGCTGCTCACAGCGGTGTTTCCGTTACTGGCGGTTTACGGCTATCAGGCGTCCAGACATTATCACTACAGAGACAGTTTGTATATACACATCCCGAAACCGGAATTGTCTACGGCGGAAAATATTTTGCATATGCTGAGACCGGACAGCCACTACACGGAGCTGGAAGCCAGACTTCTGGATTTAGCATTAGTACTCCACGCAGAGCACGGCGGCGGAAACAATTCGACCTTTACGACCCATGTGGTTTCTTCCTCCGGAACGGATACGTACTCGGCCATAGCGGCGGCATTGGGATCCCTTAAGGGGCCTAAGCATGGAGGTGCTAATATTAAGGTCGTGCAGATGTTTGATGATATGAAAGCTTGCATTACAGATTGGAACGATGAAGAGCAGATTCGAACCTACTTAAAGAAGCTGCTGCACGGTGAAGCTTTTGATAAATCTGGATTGATATACGGTATGGGACATGCGGTGTATTCCCTGTCCGATCCAAGAGCAGAAATTTTTAAAAAATTCGTGGAAAATCTGGCAAAAGAGAAAAATAGGGAAGCAGAATATAAGCTGTATGCCAGTGTGGAACGGATTGCCGCTGAAATTATTGCAGAGGAACGAAAGATTTATAAAGGGGTCAGCGCAAACATTGACTTTTACAGCGGCTTTGTTTACAGTATGCTGGATCTGCCGTTGGAGCTTTATACACCTATTTTTGCTATCGCCAGGATGGCAGGATGGAGCGCGCACCGAATAGAAGAGCTGATCAATGCAGGTAAAATCATCAGACCGGCATATAAAGACGTAGCGGACTTGTGCGATTATGTGCCTATAGCAGAAAGATAA